The Tumebacillus amylolyticus genome window below encodes:
- a CDS encoding 5' nucleotidase, NT5C type gives MRTLLIDMDSVICDLMTEWHRRYNADYDDDLSVAKLHCWQTEKYVKPECGTKVYDYLDEPGLFLNLPPFPDAVDVLERLKKNYDILLVTSSRTHAYTEKEQWVEKYLPFVGKHNLIFAHRKDMICGDLLFDDAPHNLLAFQGSGREVVAMDYPYNRDIDVPRVSSWLEFEALLLRKWGERDEGNN, from the coding sequence ATGCGAACGCTCTTGATCGACATGGATTCGGTGATCTGCGACCTCATGACGGAGTGGCATCGCCGGTACAATGCCGACTATGACGACGATTTGTCTGTGGCGAAGTTGCATTGCTGGCAGACGGAGAAGTACGTCAAACCGGAATGCGGGACGAAAGTGTACGACTATCTCGACGAGCCGGGCTTGTTTCTGAACTTACCGCCGTTTCCTGATGCAGTCGACGTGTTGGAACGGTTGAAAAAAAACTACGACATCCTGCTGGTCACTTCGTCTCGCACGCATGCGTACACGGAGAAGGAGCAGTGGGTGGAAAAATACCTGCCGTTTGTCGGCAAGCACAATTTGATTTTCGCCCATCGCAAGGACATGATCTGCGGCGATTTGCTGTTTGACGACGCGCCGCACAACCTGTTGGCGTTTCAGGGGTCAGGGCGCGAGGTGGTGGCGATGGATTATCCGTACAACCGGGACATTGACGTCCCGCGTGTCAGCAGTTGGTTGGAATTCGAAGCACTCCTACTACGAAAGTGGGGCGAGCGGGATGAAGGCAACAACTGA
- a CDS encoding class I SAM-dependent methyltransferase: MNQVVVETLQNRLASEGRVTFAEFMGTALYHPTAGYYNRQEMTIGEGGDFYTSPMVHPIFGACIARQVFQLWVELGRPASFMLLEMGAGVGQLAVDLLRTVAGANPGFFAAIQYVIVEQGAHLRERQKSNLHEHGFTEKVTWYETLDEVPGQGEREGVILSNELFDALPVHRLGKSGDGFVEYYVVADGAGFAEEPGPLSDPKLADLVDEDTKAHLPEGERVAVCPAAVDVLQAMGRLLNRGFVMTIDYGNLAPDVHLQHKQADGVRGYYYQKLTQPLQYVGQQDLTADVDFSLLIRSGEKVGLHEVGFTTQMKLLGGNGFLQKVQELRNKRFDLMADAELYRMLNLFLPQSLGDVFKVLFQAKGVSTEGLSGRLNALAFTLDE; encoded by the coding sequence ATGAATCAAGTGGTTGTAGAGACGTTGCAAAACCGCCTCGCGAGTGAGGGTCGCGTCACGTTTGCCGAGTTTATGGGGACGGCGCTGTACCACCCGACGGCCGGTTATTACAACCGTCAAGAGATGACGATTGGCGAAGGCGGAGATTTTTACACATCGCCGATGGTACACCCGATTTTTGGCGCGTGCATCGCTCGGCAAGTGTTCCAACTGTGGGTGGAATTGGGACGACCGGCATCTTTTATGCTTCTGGAAATGGGAGCGGGTGTCGGTCAACTGGCGGTTGATCTGTTGAGAACGGTAGCGGGAGCGAATCCGGGCTTTTTTGCCGCGATTCAGTATGTGATCGTCGAGCAGGGGGCGCACTTGCGCGAACGGCAGAAATCGAACTTGCACGAGCACGGCTTCACGGAAAAAGTGACGTGGTACGAAACTCTCGACGAAGTTCCGGGTCAGGGGGAACGCGAGGGCGTGATTCTGTCCAATGAATTGTTCGACGCGTTGCCTGTGCATCGTCTGGGCAAGAGCGGGGACGGATTTGTCGAGTATTACGTCGTTGCAGACGGTGCGGGTTTCGCAGAGGAGCCTGGGCCGTTGTCCGATCCGAAGTTGGCAGACTTGGTCGATGAGGATACGAAAGCCCACTTGCCGGAAGGGGAGCGGGTCGCCGTCTGCCCGGCGGCGGTGGACGTACTTCAGGCGATGGGTCGTTTGCTGAACCGCGGGTTCGTGATGACGATCGACTACGGGAACCTCGCGCCGGATGTGCATCTCCAGCACAAGCAAGCGGACGGCGTGCGAGGCTATTATTATCAAAAACTCACCCAGCCTCTCCAATACGTGGGGCAGCAGGACTTGACGGCCGACGTCGATTTTTCGCTGTTGATTCGAAGCGGCGAGAAAGTCGGACTGCACGAGGTCGGGTTCACCACGCAGATGAAGCTGCTTGGAGGCAACGGTTTTTTGCAAAAAGTGCAAGAGTTGCGCAACAAGCGATTCGATCTCATGGCGGACGCAGAATTGTACCGCATGTTGAATTTGTTCCTCCCGCAATCGCTCGGCGATGTGTTCAAGGTGCTGTTTCAGGCCAAGGGCGTTTCGACGGAGGGTCTGTCGGGGCGGTTGAATGCGCTTGCGTTTACGTTGGATGAGTAG
- a CDS encoding NAD(P)/FAD-dependent oxidoreductase has translation MKATTDVVILGGGPAGLSAAIWCRRLGLHHLLLEQGMELGGQLHAIHNEIIDYPGILAANGYEVKRVFEENVRRVGCDVETGVRVLEVDVAQQVLWWQTSEQAGTPEVSELHFQSLILATGSGDRRLRVPGEAEMLKRGEVYSASRDSALFSGKKVAVVGGGDRALEGALLLADGGAQVTLIHRSERFRARAEFRNRVLSHPGIELLTYATVTSVLGSDHVTGLEVALPGGEVRKLAAEALFVRVGVEPSSHLVRGQIVTDEDGFVEVDEVGQTSVEFVMAIGDVCTRPVYSSIAKAVGHGMTAAKHLSVVLAERREIW, from the coding sequence ATGAAGGCAACAACTGATGTGGTGATTCTTGGCGGCGGACCGGCGGGTCTGTCCGCTGCGATTTGGTGCCGACGGCTGGGACTTCATCATCTCTTGTTGGAACAAGGGATGGAGCTTGGCGGGCAATTGCATGCCATTCACAATGAGATCATCGACTATCCGGGCATCTTGGCGGCGAACGGGTATGAGGTCAAGCGCGTGTTTGAAGAAAATGTACGCCGTGTGGGCTGTGACGTGGAGACGGGCGTGCGGGTTTTGGAAGTCGACGTGGCCCAGCAGGTACTCTGGTGGCAAACGTCGGAGCAAGCGGGAACTCCGGAAGTGTCGGAGTTGCATTTTCAAAGTTTGATCTTGGCAACCGGTTCGGGAGATCGGCGGTTGCGTGTGCCGGGGGAAGCGGAGATGTTGAAGCGAGGCGAAGTGTATTCGGCGTCGCGGGACTCCGCCCTTTTTTCCGGCAAAAAAGTCGCCGTCGTCGGGGGCGGCGACCGTGCCTTGGAAGGCGCACTGCTCCTCGCTGACGGTGGCGCGCAGGTGACGTTGATTCACCGTTCGGAGCGGTTCCGCGCTCGTGCCGAGTTTCGGAATCGGGTGTTGAGCCATCCGGGGATTGAGTTGTTGACGTATGCGACTGTGACTTCGGTGCTCGGGTCGGATCACGTGACAGGTTTGGAAGTGGCACTGCCCGGCGGAGAAGTTCGCAAATTGGCGGCAGAGGCGCTTTTTGTTCGCGTGGGGGTGGAGCCGAGCTCTCATCTGGTGCGCGGGCAGATTGTGACGGATGAGGACGGTTTTGTCGAAGTGGATGAAGTGGGGCAGACGTCTGTCGAGTTTGTGATGGCGATTGGCGATGTTTGTACGCGGCCTGTGTATTCGAGCATCGCCAAAGCGGTCGGGCATGGCATGACGGCGGCGAAGCATCTGTCGGTCGTGTTGGCGGAGAGGAGGGAAATTTGGTGA